AACCGGGAGAAGCAGGTGGTAAAATTTGCGTCGAAGAAGGCATTCCCAGTGAAATATTAAAGGAACTTGAAGATATGGGGCACGAAATTGAAGTCCGTAAAGGGTATGATCGGGTCCTATTTGGACGCGGGCAGATCATAAGTAGAGATGAAACGACAGGAACCTTGTGCGCGGGATGTGATCCTAGATCTGACGGAATCGCAAACTGTTTATGCTAATATCAAAACAGGCCACCCAGTACAGGGTGGCCTTAATCTATGATTTAGATACTATCTAAAGCTTTCACCAAGGCAGAACAGACTGCAACTGCAGCTCTAGGATCATCCGCACTAAACTCCACACCGTCTTTTGAATAAACTACACGCCACATACAATCATCCATGCTCCGGCGACAAAGGTCCTCCATTTGAAAAGAGAACCCTTTAGACTTCACAATTTCAGCCACTTGCAAGGCTACATTAACATCTTGCGTAGCCTGTTCAGGAACATCATCCCCTAAAAGATCATTCAGTCTTTTTTCCAATTGCTCAATCGTAAGCTCTGACATTTCATATCTCTCAAGTAAAAAATTATATAATCCCAAACACCTTCTACGTACCGCTTGTGGAATCTAGCATTTCGAAAACCATTTATACTCTCAATTCTAGACACCGCAAGAACCACACTTCATTGCGAGGAAATCGCCCCTCACCAGCTTTATTCATACTTCTAGTTAGGTGAATATTTGGCGCGGTCATCACTTCGTTCTGCATCACAAACAAGACAAATTTGTTTTTAATTAATTACCATTTTGTTAAAAACAAACGACACTCCTTCCTGTTTACGCAAAAACACCAAGCTCTATCTTTCATTTAATGATTATTTTTAACTAATAATCATTTTTGTTCAAAAAGAACCTTTTCGAACACATTTTACACTTATGTTTGATCGACCAATCAACACAGGAAAAAACCCATGAACCCTTTAGAACTGGCGTTTTTGGGCATTTTAGACTATAGCTTTTTTCACTCACCAACTTTTTAAATCGATAATTCCATACAACATATGGTATTTATATTGATTTATTTTTTCACCCCATACGCTACACAAACAAACTCTGGAGGAGTAATGTTAAAAAGTCTTTCCTGCCTGCTCTTAGCTTGCATCATCTGTGTCACATTCGCTGCTGCCCCATCACAGGCCAGCGACAAAAACCTTATTCTCGCAACAGCAACAACTGGCGGAACTTACTACCCTGTTGGAGTTGCAATCGGCACGCTCATCAGCATCAAGCTTGCGAAGAGCGAAAAGATCACCGCGACAGCAATCAACTCCGCTGGTTCCGGCGAAAACGTACAGATGCTTAAGAACAAAGAAGCTGACCTTGCTATCTTACAGGCTCTTTACGGCCTTAACGCATACGAAGGCAAAGGCCCTTACGAAGGACAAGCTTTCAAAGGATTCAGAAGTATTTCAATGCTTTGGGAAAACGTTGAACATTTCCCAATCCTGAATAAGTACCTGAAAAACGGAAACATCGAAGATCTGAAAACCCTCGACGAAAAATTTTCAATCGGCAAGCGTGGTAGCGGATCTGAAGGCTCCGGTAGAACTCTGCTCAAAATCATGGGCGTAGATGTAGATAAGGACCTAACACTTGAATTCCTTGGCTACACTCCATCTGCACAGGCTATGATGGATGGCCGCATTGCAGGAGCAAACATTCCTGCCGGCCCTCCTGCCGCAGCTATTACTCAGCTTTATGCACAGCTCGGAGCTGACGACGTCACAGTCCTAGACTTCACAGACGCACAGCTTGCTAAAATCCAGAAGCAGTTTCCAATCTGGAACAGGTATGTAATCCCAGCAGGTACATACCCTTCCCAGGTAAAAGACATCAACACCATCGCACAGCCAAACTTCCTAGCATGTCGTGCTGATCTCCCTGAAGAAACTGTATACCTCATGACCAAGACTATTTACGAAAACCTTTCATTCCTGAACAACATTCACAAAGCGACTAAAGCAATGAGCCTTGAGCGCGCAACAAAAGGTTTGCCAGCTCCTCTGCATCCAGGTGCAGAAAGATACTACCGTGAAGCCGGCGTAATTAAATAAACGAACAGTACCCATTTAATGACGGCGGGAGACCAATACTCCCGCCGCCATTTGTTTCAAGAATATATTTCCAAGGATGAGATAAGCATGGCTGACATTAAAAATGAAAAATCCGCAGTACAAGAAGATTCAGGCGGTGAAACTCTGGCGATCAAAAGAGTTTTTGAGGGCAAAACGGCCCAACTCATATATGTAGTAGGTATTATATGTTCGCTCTTCCATCTATGGGTAAACACCGTCGGTGTTATGCCGGAAATCCAGCGAAATGCCATACATTACTCATTCATGCTGTTCATTGGTTTCATACAGTATCCGCTTTTAAAAAAGCATGCGAGAGCAACACTTCCCTTAGACTACTTCTTCGCTACTCTATCATTCGCAGTAGGCTTCTATTTGGTCTTTTTTGAAGATGCCCTGCACATGCGAAACGAAGTTCCTGTATTAGTGGACTTAATCGTGGCAGGACTCGCCATGGTTCTGCTGATG
This window of the Maridesulfovibrio frigidus DSM 17176 genome carries:
- a CDS encoding TAXI family TRAP transporter solute-binding subunit, with the protein product MLKSLSCLLLACIICVTFAAAPSQASDKNLILATATTGGTYYPVGVAIGTLISIKLAKSEKITATAINSAGSGENVQMLKNKEADLAILQALYGLNAYEGKGPYEGQAFKGFRSISMLWENVEHFPILNKYLKNGNIEDLKTLDEKFSIGKRGSGSEGSGRTLLKIMGVDVDKDLTLEFLGYTPSAQAMMDGRIAGANIPAGPPAAAITQLYAQLGADDVTVLDFTDAQLAKIQKQFPIWNRYVIPAGTYPSQVKDINTIAQPNFLACRADLPEETVYLMTKTIYENLSFLNNIHKATKAMSLERATKGLPAPLHPGAERYYREAGVIK